A stretch of Pristis pectinata isolate sPriPec2 chromosome 26, sPriPec2.1.pri, whole genome shotgun sequence DNA encodes these proteins:
- the LOC127583333 gene encoding claudin-19-like isoform X1, with protein sequence MANSGFQLLGYFLALGGWVGIISTTALPQWKQSSYTGDAIITAVGLYEGLWMSCASQSTGQVQCKVYDSLLLLEAHIQASRALMIVSVVFGFIGIIVSVVGMKCTKVGDNNPLTKSRIAISGGVLFLMAGLCTLVAVSWYATNVSNEFFDPLTPVNARYEFGSALFVGWASASLTILGGSFLCCSCPNEERRSQSYYRSSQLSTAKESNLKKTTSVKGEQYL encoded by the exons ATGGCTAATTCGGGGTTTCAGCTGCTGGGGTATTTCTTAGCGCTGGGAGGCTGGGTCGGGATTATTTCCACCACCGCGCTACCTCAGTGGAAACAGTCTTCCTACACGGGGGACGCGATAATCACCGCGGTGGGACTGTACGAGGGTCTGTGGATGTCCTGCGCTTCCCAAAGCACCGGGCAAGTTCAATGCAAAGTCTACGACTCCCTGTTGCTGTTGGAAG CTCACATCCAGGCATCCCGGGCCCTGATGATTGTTTCCGTTGTCTTCGGATTTATCGGCATCATTGTCAGTGTGGTCGGAATGAAGTGCACAAAAGTAGGAGACAATAACCCCCTCACCAAGAGCAGGATTGCAATCTCAGGAGGGGTCCTTTTTCTCATGGCTG GACTCTGCACCCTGGTGGCAGTATCTTGGTATGCAACAAATGTTTCAAATGAGTTCTTTGACCCTTTAACACCAGTCAATGCCAG GTACGAGTTTGGATCGGCCCTGTTTGTAGGATGGGCATCGGCGAGCCTCACTATCCTGGGAGGATCCTTCCTCTGCTGCTCCTGTCCAAACGAAGAAAGAAGGAGCCAGTCGTACTACAGATCATCTCAACTATCCACAGCCAAAGA gtcaaatttaaagaaaacaacaTCTGTCAAGGGGGAGCAGTACTTGTAG
- the LOC127583333 gene encoding claudin-19-like isoform X2, translating into MANSGFQLLGYFLALGGWVGIISTTALPQWKQSSYTGDAIITAVGLYEGLWMSCASQSTGQVQCKVYDSLLLLEAHIQASRALMIVSVVFGFIGIIVSVVGMKCTKVGDNNPLTKSRIAISGGVLFLMAGLCTLVAVSWYEFGSALFVGWASASLTILGGSFLCCSCPNEERRSQSYYRSSQLSTAKESNLKKTTSVKGEQYL; encoded by the exons ATGGCTAATTCGGGGTTTCAGCTGCTGGGGTATTTCTTAGCGCTGGGAGGCTGGGTCGGGATTATTTCCACCACCGCGCTACCTCAGTGGAAACAGTCTTCCTACACGGGGGACGCGATAATCACCGCGGTGGGACTGTACGAGGGTCTGTGGATGTCCTGCGCTTCCCAAAGCACCGGGCAAGTTCAATGCAAAGTCTACGACTCCCTGTTGCTGTTGGAAG CTCACATCCAGGCATCCCGGGCCCTGATGATTGTTTCCGTTGTCTTCGGATTTATCGGCATCATTGTCAGTGTGGTCGGAATGAAGTGCACAAAAGTAGGAGACAATAACCCCCTCACCAAGAGCAGGATTGCAATCTCAGGAGGGGTCCTTTTTCTCATGGCTG GACTCTGCACCCTGGTGGCAGTATCTTG GTACGAGTTTGGATCGGCCCTGTTTGTAGGATGGGCATCGGCGAGCCTCACTATCCTGGGAGGATCCTTCCTCTGCTGCTCCTGTCCAAACGAAGAAAGAAGGAGCCAGTCGTACTACAGATCATCTCAACTATCCACAGCCAAAGA gtcaaatttaaagaaaacaacaTCTGTCAAGGGGGAGCAGTACTTGTAG